The Paenibacillus sp. G2S3 region AATCCGGATGGACAGCAATATTGACCTCACACACATGCCTGTTACTCTCCATTCGACTAGGACAGCCAAACCCAACATATCCGCATAGCTTGTCATCCTTTAACGCGACAAGCTGTGAACCCGGGGGAGCATTCAGTAGGTAATCCTCTTGAGAACGCCACATTAATGGCCCCGGACTAGTGTCCTCCGTCCAGATCATATGATCCAGATGTATCAGTTCCCGCACGTCTTTAATCTCTGAGAATCTTATTATAAGCCTATCCCTGTTGCTTCGTTTCATAAAGATGTACACCCCTTGCCTTGCACCTCTATAGAATTCATCGCAGATCATTTGAATCCACTATGCTCAACTATCCTATTGACCGCTCCAATGAATTTCCTCGGCGGTTGATATATGCATGAACGATAAAGAATCCTACGGACAGCAGTGCCATCGCACATGCCAACCATGCGGTAGGCGCTAAGCCTCCACTATCGTATAACCTACCCATTAAGTATGGTCCAATCACCCTGCCGACTGCCCCCATGCCTCCACTTAGCCCTAAATAGAAAGGAGCACTGCGACCTGCATGATCCGAAATAAAGGAAGGCATGGCCGGAGATATCAGCATTTCCCCAAGCGTAGCGAGTACCATCCCAAGCACTAGACCTGAATAAGTCGGCATCCATAAAAGAACAGCATACCCACCCAAATAAAATAGAGCACTTACTGTCATTTGGGCCGTTGAGGTGGATGCGAACCAGCGTTTAATCACTGTTACGAGTGGCTGGGCCGCAAAAATAAGAATACCGTTCAGCGTCCATAGGAAACCATACGTTTTCTTAGGCCAGCCCTCTGAAATAATAAAAGGGGACACCCCTGTATTCCAGATAGAGTTCCCTAACAGTAGGAACATCGAGGCAATACCCATATAAAGATAAATTCGTGTATGCCCCATTAGCTTCCAGGTGGATTGTTTGTCAGGACCAGCCTTCTGGTGTTCTGCGACCTCCTGTGAAGAATCTCCTCCAACTTTCTTGAGATATACAAAAAAGAATACCGCAAATACCGCTGAGGTTACGCCGTTCATCACAAAGCTGAGCATATAAGAAATATCGGCCAAAAAACCACTTAACGCCGTACCCAGTGCTACACCAATATTATTGGCGACATAAATAACATTAAACAGCTCTCCGCGCTGCTTCGTAAAACGAAAGCCGATAAACGCCTGAATCGCAGGTAATGACAACGAATTAAAAAGCCCTACCAATCCCATCGCGACCATAAATAACGTCCAGTTGCTACTTGCTGCCGGCAAAGTGAACAGGGCAAGTGCATTCATGCCCAGTGCTCCAACAATCAGCCGGTTAACGCCTACCTTATGATAGAGTGAGCCCCCGAGTAGTTGACCCACGATCCCTCCAACCGATTGAATAAGAATTACTAATCCAGCATCCGACATGCTGCGTCCGAGCTCATCAAATACATACATTGTAACCAGAGGCCACATCAGTGCACTACCGGTTGCGTTAATTAGGCTGGCAATTAAAAATATCTTAACTTCTTTAGGATAATTCTGTAAAAACTTCATAAGTAGTGTACATCCCCTGTAATATATGTGTCATTATTCCATCCAGTATTATCCCAAAACAGGGTTCAGAGCAAGCAGACGCATTGACGTGCTATCGTGATAAAGTATCTCCATACTCTACCTCTTATTTAGGTCTAACTTCTACCGTAGCTGAGAAAAAAGTGGCCCCGTTCACGTCCGCAATCCTCCATTGCTCCTACTATCTATTTATATATTATAGTTGCCGCTATCGTCCGTAAAGCAGACTAAACAAAACGATGTGATTCGTTCTTGCAAAGTCGGGGTAATAGAGCCTAGAAACACTCCCCCTTTTAAAATTCGCCGTGCATCCGAATTCGTTCCCCCGAGATTGGATACATCACGGCGGATTTTATTTGTTTATACAGTAAAAAGCACCCCTCGACTATTCTAAGGAGTGCTCTATAAGATAGGTTTAGGCGTGTTTCTTTACACCGCTGCCGGACATGCTGTCCACGGATTGAATAGATGCAGGCTCTTTACGCAGGTAAGCCATCCAATAAGCTGCCGCAACAAAAATGGCGCCGCCCGTCAAGTTGCCTAGCCATACCGGAACAAAGTTATTGAAATACTCTCCCCATGAAAAATAACCTTCAAAAATAGCAGCCGGAATTAAGAACATGTTGGCTACAACGTGCTGGAAGCCGATAGCTACAAAAGCCATCGTTGGGAACCAGATGCCGAGAATTTTACCACTGAAGTTATCTGCTCCATAGGAGAGCCATACAGCCAAAGCTACGAGCCAGTTACAACCGATACCGGAAACAAATGCCGGCAAGAAATCTGCCTCAAGCTTATGTCCTGCCATCTCCACTAATTTTTCCAAATACACACCGTCAGAGGTTAGACCAACCACGTGACCGAAAAAGTAAGCTACAAACAAAGCTCCCGCTAGATTGCTCAGGGTAATCAATACAAGATTCTTAACAACTTCCCAGAAGGATATCTTCTTCGCCATAAAAGCAAGTGGCACAGCCATCATATTGCCTGTCAGTAGTTCTCCCCCTGCAAGCAGTACTAGAATCAATCCAACAGGAAAGACTGCTGCCCCTATAAAGTTAGCGATGGATCCCCATTCATGTGGTGCGCCAGCAATGACGCGAATATCCAGTAAAAATCCGAGCGCGATAAACGCTCCTCCCAGAAAGCCCAGAATTAGTACGGTGCTTAAAGGATTGTGCGCCTTTTTTATGCCGTTCTCGACCGTGACTGCGGCAATCTGCTGCGGTTTATTATAAGCCATGATTCCTATCCCCTTCATCTATTTACTTAAAATTTGTTCCTTTACGACCATTGTAGCGTGTCATAAAACACATTAACGTGATAATTATCACTCCACGAAAAACTAAGTGAAAGTTTTCACTGACATGTCAAATTTACTGTAGTCTGTGCACCATTAGAACATAAAGCTTATTTAATTGATCAAATTATCTCACTTTTGACCACTTTTGAAGTGAACAAAGTTGTTATCGGACTCAGATGTCCTTAACCGTAGCTTTTGGGCACATTTGGCTCGATATAGGACCCCATAGTCACTATTCGCACGAAAAACACCAAAATTGCACCTCATTTTACGTAATAGCTGCACTGGTGTCCGAAAACACACTCAAAAGACAATGAATGGCTAAATAGCGTCTTATGGGTCCGTACCATAACCGAAGCCAAGCGGGTTTGCACCTACCCATGCAGAGAATCATCCTCCACCTAACAAAAAAAGCAGCGATCTCCCTACAGGGGGATCGCTGCTTTGCTAAAGACCAACTAATTCATCCAAATCCACTTCGGAGACAAACGTCCCCTTTTTATACGGTTACTGCCTCTTTACTTGGTACTGATGTAGGTACTGATGTAGGTAACGATTCAAGACCTACTGTATTCAGGAAGTTCCAAGGCTTGTTGTAATGAGGTTGGAAGAAGAAATCAATAAAGGCAAGCTGATCGATTGTCATTTTATTTTGAATACATACAGATACTGTGTTGATCGATTGCGTCAAATCCGTCTTGGACATGATTTGTGCTCCGAGAATACGGCGTGTAGCGCGATCAAATACAACTTTTAATTGAACTTGCTCGAAGGTTGGCATAAATTCCGGACGGTAGTTGTCAATAATCATGGTTGTTTCTACGTCCATTCCTTCAGCTTTAGCTGCTTCTTCAGTAAGACCGGTAGCAGCGATATTATCTTCATAAATCTTAATGCCGGAAGTCCCTTGAGTACCCATATAAGGAATTGTCTCTGTCATCAAGTTA contains the following coding sequences:
- a CDS encoding GNAT family N-acetyltransferase, with the translated sequence MKRSNRDRLIIRFSEIKDVRELIHLDHMIWTEDTSPGPLMWRSQEDYLLNAPPGSQLVALKDDKLCGYVGFGCPSRMESNRHVCEVNIAVHPDYQRLGIGRQLIEAIKEHAAENAIRKLRLRVLSCNESALSFYRKCGFVEEGRLREEFYLGGRYVDEIFMCCMLTGGKGYGDHLA
- a CDS encoding MFS transporter codes for the protein MKFLQNYPKEVKIFLIASLINATGSALMWPLVTMYVFDELGRSMSDAGLVILIQSVGGIVGQLLGGSLYHKVGVNRLIVGALGMNALALFTLPAASSNWTLFMVAMGLVGLFNSLSLPAIQAFIGFRFTKQRGELFNVIYVANNIGVALGTALSGFLADISYMLSFVMNGVTSAVFAVFFFVYLKKVGGDSSQEVAEHQKAGPDKQSTWKLMGHTRIYLYMGIASMFLLLGNSIWNTGVSPFIISEGWPKKTYGFLWTLNGILIFAAQPLVTVIKRWFASTSTAQMTVSALFYLGGYAVLLWMPTYSGLVLGMVLATLGEMLISPAMPSFISDHAGRSAPFYLGLSGGMGAVGRVIGPYLMGRLYDSGGLAPTAWLACAMALLSVGFFIVHAYINRRGNSLERSIG
- a CDS encoding formate/nitrite transporter family protein, with protein sequence MAYNKPQQIAAVTVENGIKKAHNPLSTVLILGFLGGAFIALGFLLDIRVIAGAPHEWGSIANFIGAAVFPVGLILVLLAGGELLTGNMMAVPLAFMAKKISFWEVVKNLVLITLSNLAGALFVAYFFGHVVGLTSDGVYLEKLVEMAGHKLEADFLPAFVSGIGCNWLVALAVWLSYGADNFSGKILGIWFPTMAFVAIGFQHVVANMFLIPAAIFEGYFSWGEYFNNFVPVWLGNLTGGAIFVAAAYWMAYLRKEPASIQSVDSMSGSGVKKHA